The DNA region AGGTCTCTCTGGTAACGTTTACTAGCTCTATACTTATTTTGGTGGCATGTAcagcattttgttaaaaaattatttcatttaacaaGACACTTTAAACATAGATTTACATAAATTTTTGGTTCCATAGgaaaggttttaaatatttgagtaCTGTATAATTAGAACATAGCATAGTTGCTCTTAGTGTATTAGAGaggagaaatacatttttactatGAGCCAATAAGATTTACTGTTTGgtaaaatgtaagtaaatgtttgtgtctaaagtttattattcaaGTGACTTTTCTGTGCCCTTTCCAGGGTATTTGGGTAAATGCTTTGTGGATTTTGGAcactatttaaatgtttcaggagTGGCCTTAGATTAAAAGGGATGAGAGATTTTTGTTACATGGGGATTCAAACtactaaaaaaaatgaatctcaAAAGAGTAATGCTAtctgagattaattttttttagtagttttgtcaaatgtttAATTCTAATTACAGTATTACAATTCGGttcaatttaaactttattaaaagatCACAGAGTCCTGGTCCATAGTTGAgataaaatgacacaataacgcatattctttttctttattacaaTCTGAAGTTTTGTTATTGAACCAACACTTATTGCCAAGGTCTGTGTGTCCTCAAATTAAAACTCAATGAATCTTTTATTCCAGCCACCCAAATGTTCTTACTGTACATCTGTCCGTGACCTAAATGTGTGAGGACCCTGAAGGAGCCGACCGGTTGGCAGTTGCCAGCACATCCAGACTAACTGGGACATGGAATTTGTCTTGTCCAAACCACAGTAACTGCTCCCTTGTCTCGTCAAAGGCCCCTTCTGACCTCAGTTTGTGGTTTCGAGGGAACCTCCTGCTCTTGGTCGGTACACTAATGACCTCCACTGAAGTAAAGTCTGGTTGACTTGTAAAGAAGCTGGATGCAGGCTCTTTAGCTGATTCGTGGGCCAGACTGATGTGAGTTGTGGTCTGAATATAATCATCAGGATATTTTCTTCGTCCCACACCCTGATGtgcacaaaacacagaaaagacgCAGATGTGGGAAGGATATTAGCATTTAGAAAGGCATCCGTCATGTgctgaagctaaataaatactCACATTAGAGAAGATTGAGATGCTACTTTTTAAGGTGTTCTTATTGTCATGACGTGATAATGGATAATCCTCCCTGGATCGCTGGAAAGCAGtagaaaaaattttattgctttgtttgtatCAATCACTGGAAAGTTCAGAAGCTTTCTTTTTAGCTTACAAGCAGAGTTGCTAAACtccaaatcattttttgtttgatagGCTGTCTAAATTGGTCCTTACGGGTGctatgttttatgtttgcatgCAAATTTAATAgcaattttctgtaaatttgctTAAATCTGGAATATATGCCATCCAAGTCtctaataacataaaaataaaagtagctaGTCActtttttgagaaattttttaaaaggggTCTGAAAAGTCGCAAAATATAGCAATCAAATGTTAAGTTGGCAAACAAGTTGGTGAGGTTGTGCTTTCCCCAGGGAGTTAGTTACACTTTAGCAATTGCTCACATCTCTGTGACACATGGATTTCCTCACACTTATTTTCTCTTGTACATTGTCACATCATAGCAGGAGGAACAGCAATAACTAAAGCACGTAAATATTCACATTTGTTGCACATAAACTTCTAAACACAACAGAAATCAATGTCAAGAAAACATCTAATTTCATTGGGTAATCTgaacaaaacaatacatttcaaGTCctgaacacatgaacacacagaCCTGGTCAATTTTCCATTTAGGATACCGCTTCACATGCCATTCCTGAGGCAACAATGTCTTAGCCTCACTCAGCATAGCTCCAGTAGTTGTACAGACTTCACGAGACGTTAACTTTGAACTGTGTGGATGGGCAAACTGAGgagaaagacaaataaaactagAATGCATACAGTTTTGAATGCTTTGCTGCATTAGgtcaataaaattaacaatttctTACCCACAGGCCATCCTTCTCCATACCATGGTAGCGTTTTCCACCTTTCACCATTTTGGCAGAGTTTGAAATGTCACTATTGAATGGTTTCAGTGGAAGTAAACACACACTTTATGTTCAGCTTAATAGCTAAATAAAATTCTGGTGACCATGGAAACCTGGAACAGGCAACGTGAAATCTGATACCGGATCACCATGGAGCTGCGGATCTGGAATTCTGACAGTAATGCAGAACGGGGAAAGTAGTCCAGTTTATTTGCTTAGGAAATTGAATAATAGCTTGTACAATCTTCTCTCTGAAGTTGTACTGGTGAGCAATCTAGGACgcttttctgtaaagaaacgcATTAAACTGTGGGACAATAGAGAATAAAGGACATCTCTATTCCTAAGCTGTTACAAGTCAGAACAACATGTAAAATGCAGATGAGAGGACATTTGCAAATAATGTTCATAAAATATTGAGAtgggttttgtcattttttgacatttataaaaattgACACGATGAACCAAGTGCAgaatttctgaacatttttttaagctaGACTAAATACTTTACTCACTCATTAAATACATTGTCTTATTATACTcatcaaacatttctttaaaagtagCTAAATTTTCAATTTCCAATCACTGCAAAATCATAGTAAGTGAAGCgcttttaaaatttatatttgttgcTTTGGGCTAAAACcctatttgttttgaattgctTTTGATTAATAACTGTAAAATAGACTTTTCTGACATTGTTCACAATTGGATTAGTACCTTTCTATTACTTTTCTTTATTCTGGCACTGCAATTTAGTGTGttctttattatatatatatatatttttttaatgtaaagcaAGAACTGCCTTCTTGCTGAAGTGTGCTACCCATAAACTACTGTATTGGTTTCAAAGGTTTTATGCACTGGAAAATGTGGGTTTCTtcctaaatttgtaattttgtaacTATGTTAATCTTTACCCATTCCTTATTTTATTATCCTAAGTAATAGAATGATTGGATTCTACACAAACTACAtgaatcttttaaaatatatatatatttctatttttatgcattagagcaaggaaaaacaattttacataaaaaccttttacatttttgaaaagaaagttttataCTCATGGtgagttaaaaagaaaagcatgtgtttgtgcatgatgacaaaaagaaaaaaaactaccatATTCCTTTACTTTTATTGCGGCTTACAAATAAAACCACCAGACTATAATCAATTTAAATCTggtacagtttttttctgtttacaaagCAAGGTTCCTTTTACAAAGACtcctaaaaagaaacaaaaatgtatcacCTTACACCTCTTAAAACAAGAACTTACAttcaactaaacattttcagtgtttttataatTATGCTGAAACACATTTAGCTGAGAGTCTGCTCATAATTGGatataataacatttattacagCAAAATACCAGACATTTTTTGTCCCATTTTGTGTTATTGATGCCttcatttaaacaaacacagattaaTAAACGTCTCTACTATGATGCCTAAGATCCCAGGGCGATGCCAGACTTTTTCTAAAGGAGAGATGCTGCTTTTATCTGAACTTCCTGTCTAGAGTCTTGAACACCAGAGAACAAAACAAGGAAGTCTACAGTTTATAGGGCATGTTAAGAGGGTTACCATTAAAAACATTGGAGTCTGTAGTCCAACATGTTTGGACCAATGGAaggttaaatataaattttaacagTGCTGAGAATTTTAAGTgaaacaaccagaaaaaaagggaaaacattttatatatacacaTCTAAATGGAGAGAACTCTTACCCTGAGTGACCGACTGAGATGCTTCTCTTGCACCATCTGTAGCGTCTGTCAGTAAGTGAGTAAATCGTTTTCCTCTTTCCCTGTGGGAGTGCTTCTTCAGCTGTTTGCCCACATGTTGCCACCTGGTAAAAAGAAGTAACTTcagcgaaaaaaaaaagaaccaaacaaaaaacaatgaccACCATTTCATCCAATGAGCAGATAATTGTTTCTCAAGCTTTGATTACAACATTTGATCTCACTTTCATGCTCTTACCTTTGCGTTAAGTCATTGTGTTTATTCAGTCGATCTGCTTCAGCACTCTTTTCCTCGATCCATCGCTGCACAAGTTCCTCTTTGTCTCTGTGGGCCTGCTCCAGTGCCTCCTTCAGCTTGGTCCGCTCCGAGCGCAGAGCCACCAACTCTTTGGACTGACACTCCATGGTTAACTCAAAATCTAGGAGGGCAGCCTTTAAGTTGTTTTTCGCTTTAGCCAGAGTAAGCGCCTCTTGGCGGTGTTGTGACACGCTGGAACAGCAAAGTTGTGAAACGGTCATCATGCATTGATCTCTCTATAGTTCTGTTCTTAAACGCAGATATTTGATGTCAAGGTACAAGTTAAAAACTTAACagcaagcttttttttcttaaattggtTCAGACGTCATCTCAACCAATTTTTCTGAGTAATATTAAGAAGGCACACAGACTTATTCTGATCATACTTCAATATTCTAACCAAGAATGTTGAGAATACCAGATGAATTCTCTGTTCTCTGAAAAAGTAGAGctggtttgacaaaaaaaataaataataaagatgttAAAGTCAAAGGAAAACTAGAACACTctgataaatattaattttttttaaatcctaaatggAAATCCTTTGGTTTGTGTATTCTTCTAAGAGCTGAGTTAGCAATAGAGTGATAAAGAGTGGCAATGACGAGATGACCTAAAGAGCCAAAGAGGACGACAGGGTGGGCTCGTTCCAAAACAAGATATTGTGCCTTGGTTCAACTTggttaaaatttaattcaattccttCACAGAAACCACTCTTCAATCTTTCAGCAAGAGAATCTTTAAGACTAtttaaaattcagttcaaaaacagccaaacacCCAACAACCCGCTGGCCTCAGAGTAAACTCCACAGGCAGACATGTAAGAAACTGCTGGCGATCCTTGGGCGAttgattctgaaaataaacatgttttcatcataTACTCCTCTCATGCAGTTTAGGTTCcctgaaaaagagaagaaaccaGTCTAGATACCTAGGATGTTAAAAGACAATTTTGAAACGGATAATTTATTCAATGAGACTGATATGATTTTTAATAGAAATGGATGCTTCTCACGCATAGTGCACAAGCTTTAGTAGTGAGATAGCAATCCAAAGTGCAATAAGTTATTTCATGTAATTTCTGTGCATGTTTCTTTGCCTAAGAGGCTGCAGTATATTAGGGAAATGTCAGGGTGTACGTTACCATGTCTGCCAGTATTGGACCTCAGCTTCTTTCACATACAAGACTGAGGTCATGTCAGAGACAGTTTGAGACAGCTGGGGAGACAAAAAAGGATTGGATGATTGGATTATGAGAAGACATCATTAGTTTAAAGGTCAGGAACCGAACAAATCAAATAACAATGACTTGAAGAGTGTAGTTTGTGCTTTCCCCATGCTGCAAGCCGTATTCCATAACAACGTTActaaatgatgaaaaatgtgCCCAAATCTTCTTTGAAAGTTAATAAATACAACTTTATATAAGCTAAGTTCTTATCTAAACATTTGCAAGTTGATGTTTATTATGCCCAATTCTACATATACTAACTTGTACCCAGGATTATACAGTagttcaagcatttatttcttccttttttaattaatatgacAAACAActagtgaaaaacaaaaaatgcatttctcaGGACAggataaatttaaatattacataaaccAATTTCTAATACTGAAATACTGACACTACTCGTCAAAAGTAACAGAACTAATCTCTGTATGTAATGACTAATTAAATGAGTTTTACTTTCTCAACACAAATAGCCAACTAAACAAAGAATAATCTTTcgattttatgttaatttacGCATATCTGCCTGTAGGTTTCAGGACTTTTTAATGTGCTTCCCATTAAACTTACCTTATCTGCCAAGTGTTCGCTTTGTCTCAGGTGGAGTTGAAGGAGTTTGGTGGTTATGTCAACTTCCACTCCTGCTCGTtccaaacttaaaaaaactcaacaactaaaaagataaataaaatacaacaacgATGTCTCAAAAGAACAGGTCATACTGACCTTTTACATTGAATATCCTCCAAAATCAGTGTGCGTATTTCAAATTGGTCTTCCACCTGAGGGACTGGGGGGACAGGCGATTATGCCAAAGCAGTGATTATCACAAACAAGGATCGTAGAAATggatataatataatataatataatataatataatataatataatataatataatataatataatataatataatatgaaatCAATGCATCAGTGAGTGAAATTCGTTTTAAATTGGacataaatatatgaatttcataaatactttaaattacaaaagacatattaaatgtgaaaaaataattcattatatgtgtgttcataattttttaatgcatatgtgagtttttatttttgtttaaatgttccAC from Gambusia affinis linkage group LG13, SWU_Gaff_1.0, whole genome shotgun sequence includes:
- the tex36 gene encoding testis-expressed protein 36 encodes the protein MVKGGKRYHGMEKDGLWFAHPHSSKLTSREVCTTTGAMLSEAKTLLPQEWHVKRYPKWKIDQRSREDYPLSRHDNKNTLKSSISIFSNGVGRRKYPDDYIQTTTHISLAHESAKEPASSFFTSQPDFTSVEVISVPTKSRRFPRNHKLRSEGAFDETREQLLWFGQDKFHVPVSLDVLATANRSAPSGSSHI
- the si:ch1073-143l10.2 gene encoding uncharacterized protein si:ch1073-143l10.2 — protein: MECQSKELVALRSERTKLKEALEQAHRDKEELVQRWIEEKSAEADRLNKHNDLTQRWQHVGKQLKKHSHRERGKRFTHLLTDATDGAREASQSVTQEKRPRLLTSTTSERRLYKLLFNFLSK